GTCGTCGGCGTAGAACTCCACGAGCAGGCCGGCCTCCGCGCCGTCGGGGACGAGCGACGCCGCCTCCGCGAACTCCGCGCGGTCGCGGGCGAGTCCGAGGAGCACGTCGTCGACGAGTTCGACCGCCGCGGGGTCGTGTTCGAGGACGTGTTGGACGTCGGTGACGGCGTCGAGCACGCTCTCGTAGAACAGCAGCGAGACGGCCTTCGTCTCCGGGACGGGTTCGAGCGATACCTCGGCCTCGGTGACCGTCGCGAGCGTTCCCTCGCTGCCCGCGAGCAGGCGGGCGAGGTTGACCGTCCCCGACTCGGCCTCCTCGACCAACACGTCGAGGTTGTAGCCCGAGACGTTCCGCTTCAGGTCGGGGAATCGCTCGGAGACTTCTTCGGCTTCCTCGTCCAGAATCCGGACGACCTCGTGATAAACGCGGTCGAGAAGCGACCCTTCGGGGTCGGCCGACGCGCGGAGGTCCTCGACGGACACCTCGCCGAACGTCTCGACGGAGCCGTCGGCCAAGACGACCTCGCACTCCTCGACGTAGGCGTCGGTCTTGCCGTACTTTAACGAGTGCGCGCCGGTGGAGTTGTTGCCGATGGCGCCGCCGATGGCGCTTCGGTCGCCGGCGGCCGGGTCGGGCGCGAACTTCAGTCCGTGCGGCGCCAGTTCGGCGTTCAGGTCGCCGAGCACCGCCCCGGCCTCGACGCGGGCGCGGCGGTCGTCGGCGTCTATCGACACGACGCCGTCCATGTAGCGCGTGAAGTCGAGGACGACGGCCTCGTTGACCGCCTGACCGGCGAGGCTGGTACCCCCGCCGCGCGGCAGGAGCGGAATCTCCCGCTCGGCGCAGTAGGCCGTTACGGCGGCCACGTCGTCGGTCGAGGCTGGGAAGACGACGCCGACGGGCGTCACCTCGTAGGCGCTGGCGTCCGTCGCGTACATCTGTCGCGTGTACGTGTCGAAACGTACGTCGCCGTCGACGCGTCCCTCGATGTCCTCGACGAGGTCCGGCCGGGCCACCTCCCCGGACGTGAACTCGTACGTCGCCCGCGGGTCCTCCCGCCCGTCGACGGTGTCGGCCCTCGCGTCGGGCGCCTCGTCCGGCGCCGCGTTCGGATTCGTCGTCATCGGCGGCGGCGCACCTCTCGACCGGCACCGCCGTCGTTCCGGGCTCGACCGTCCGCCGCCGTCGTTTCGGGCTCGACTCCACCGCCGCGCGTGCGAACCACGACCATGTCGTGTGCCGCTTCCGGTGCGCCGGGCATAAGTATTGCCTCACGCGGTGCCGGCAGGTGAGAGTCGGGGCGAACGACTATGCCCGTCGGAGCCGTCGTCGCCGATACTCCGAGCCATGACGACGATACTGCTCTGCGCCGACACCGACGTCGAACGGGTCACGGACCAGGTCGAATCGCTCACGACGCTGCCGCTCGACCCCGACCGCGTCCGCGTCGTCGTCTACCACGTCTTCCGCGCGGACGGGGACGCGGCGGACGCGAGGAAGCTCAAATCGGTCGGCCGAGCGACCGAGGCGCTGGAGGCGGCGGGGTTCGAGGTGGCGGTCGAACAGTCGAGCGGCGACGCAATCGAAGAGATTCTCGACGCGGCCGAGG
This genomic stretch from Halogeometricum sp. S1BR25-6 harbors:
- a CDS encoding universal stress protein, which encodes MTTILLCADTDVERVTDQVESLTTLPLDPDRVRVVVYHVFRADGDAADARKLKSVGRATEALEAAGFEVAVEQSSGDAIEEILDAAEAFGADLLSLAGRRKSPTGKALFGSVAQRVALRSDRPVLFCSAASD